From the genome of Thermoanaerobaculia bacterium, one region includes:
- the topA gene encoding type I DNA topoisomerase, whose amino-acid sequence MAKNLIIVESPAKTRTLKKFLGRDWAVEASVGHIRDLPKKDMGLGPGFEPTYAVLATKKDVVKKLKEAAKKAKQIYLAPDPDREGEAIAWHIAEVLGDVEGEMHRVTFNEITKSAVMKALENKSKIDYNRVDAQQARRVIDRLMGFKLSPLLWDKLKRGLSAGRVQSVALKMVCERQAEIDAFNPEEYWIVGGRFAAKTPPEFTARLHQISGKKARVGDGTQAAAIEKDLLAGKFKVAAIERKESKQRPSAPFITSRLQQEAARKFSYSVKRTMGIAQGLYEGKEIGDRGQIGLITYMRTDSTRVAAEAIDAVRETIAATYGADKLPAKPNVYASKKGAQDAHEAIRPTYLDLPPEAVAPYLEPDDFKLYRLIWERFIASQMLPAVFDVTQVDIENGIYTLRAAGKVMKSPGFLAVYQEAKEEAAERRAAQKGDVDDEDESDGLLPALKEGETLRLVKLDKEQKFTQPPAQFSEATLVKALEENGIGRPSTYAAILSTLTTRDYAEKLEGRFNPLALGKMVNSMLQQGFADILNEGYTAQLEEELDRIEEGKMPWKQAVEEFDSRFSKDLATATDKMPNVKRDGVPVEEKCPKCGSDLVMRFGRYGAFLGCSTYRNEPPCDYTRDLNAGAEGGAATSAEPSDTLPCEKCGKPMAMRRSRFGTFLGCTGYPECKNIRKTGPPPAPPKDTGVACPECKQGTIQEKKSRRGKIFYSCSRYPDCKFALWNPPVAQPCPKCAYALLTLKTTKRRGTELVCPNEECDYTAPYEAPESPGATE is encoded by the coding sequence GTGGCCAAAAACCTGATCATCGTCGAAAGCCCCGCCAAGACGCGCACCCTGAAGAAGTTCCTCGGGCGCGACTGGGCCGTCGAAGCTTCCGTCGGACACATTCGCGACCTGCCCAAGAAGGACATGGGGCTGGGACCCGGATTCGAACCGACCTACGCCGTCCTCGCCACCAAGAAGGACGTCGTCAAAAAACTGAAGGAAGCGGCGAAGAAGGCCAAGCAGATCTACCTCGCCCCCGACCCGGACCGCGAAGGCGAGGCGATCGCCTGGCACATCGCCGAGGTTCTGGGCGACGTCGAGGGGGAGATGCACCGCGTCACCTTCAACGAGATCACCAAGAGCGCGGTCATGAAGGCGCTCGAGAACAAGTCCAAGATCGACTACAACCGGGTCGACGCCCAGCAGGCCCGGCGCGTCATCGACCGGTTGATGGGCTTCAAGCTGTCGCCGCTGCTCTGGGACAAGCTGAAGCGGGGCCTGTCCGCCGGCCGGGTGCAGTCGGTGGCGCTCAAGATGGTCTGCGAGCGCCAGGCCGAGATCGATGCCTTCAATCCGGAGGAATACTGGATCGTCGGCGGGCGCTTCGCTGCCAAGACGCCGCCGGAGTTCACGGCCCGCCTGCACCAGATCTCGGGCAAGAAGGCCAGGGTCGGCGACGGGACGCAGGCCGCCGCCATCGAGAAGGACCTCCTGGCGGGCAAGTTCAAGGTCGCCGCGATCGAGCGCAAGGAGTCGAAGCAGCGCCCCTCGGCCCCCTTCATCACCAGCCGTCTGCAGCAGGAGGCGGCCCGGAAGTTCAGCTACTCGGTGAAGCGCACGATGGGCATCGCCCAGGGTCTCTATGAAGGCAAGGAGATCGGCGACCGTGGCCAGATCGGTCTCATCACCTACATGCGTACCGATTCGACGCGGGTGGCGGCGGAGGCGATCGACGCCGTGCGCGAGACGATCGCCGCGACCTACGGCGCCGACAAGTTGCCGGCGAAACCGAACGTCTACGCCTCGAAGAAGGGCGCCCAGGATGCCCACGAAGCGATCCGCCCGACCTATCTCGACCTGCCCCCCGAGGCGGTCGCGCCCTACCTCGAGCCCGACGACTTCAAGCTCTATCGCCTGATCTGGGAGCGCTTCATCGCCAGCCAGATGCTGCCGGCGGTCTTCGACGTCACCCAGGTCGACATCGAGAACGGCATCTACACCCTGCGCGCCGCGGGCAAGGTCATGAAGAGCCCGGGCTTCCTCGCCGTCTACCAGGAGGCCAAGGAGGAGGCCGCGGAGCGCCGCGCCGCGCAAAAGGGCGACGTCGACGACGAGGACGAGTCCGATGGGCTCCTGCCGGCCCTCAAGGAAGGCGAGACGCTGAGGCTGGTCAAGCTCGACAAGGAGCAGAAGTTCACCCAGCCGCCGGCGCAGTTCAGCGAGGCGACGCTGGTCAAGGCGCTCGAGGAGAACGGGATCGGCCGGCCTTCGACCTACGCCGCGATCCTCTCGACGCTGACCACGCGCGACTACGCCGAAAAGCTCGAGGGCCGATTCAACCCGCTGGCGCTCGGCAAGATGGTCAACAGCATGCTGCAACAGGGCTTCGCCGACATCCTGAACGAAGGCTACACCGCCCAGCTCGAGGAGGAGCTCGACCGCATCGAGGAGGGCAAGATGCCCTGGAAGCAGGCGGTCGAGGAGTTCGACAGCCGCTTCTCGAAGGACCTCGCGACCGCCACCGACAAGATGCCGAACGTCAAGCGCGACGGCGTGCCGGTCGAAGAGAAGTGCCCCAAGTGCGGCTCGGATCTGGTGATGCGCTTCGGCCGCTACGGCGCCTTCCTCGGCTGCAGCACCTACCGCAACGAGCCGCCCTGCGACTACACGCGCGACCTGAACGCCGGCGCCGAAGGCGGAGCCGCAACGTCGGCGGAGCCATCCGATACCCTGCCGTGCGAGAAGTGCGGCAAGCCCATGGCGATGCGCCGCAGCCGCTTCGGCACCTTCTTGGGCTGCACCGGCTACCCGGAGTGCAAGAACATCCGCAAGACCGGGCCGCCGCCGGCGCCACCGAAGGACACCGGCGTCGCGTGTCCCGAGTGCAAGCAGGGCACGATCCAGGAGAAGAAGTCGCGCCGCGGCAAGATCTTCTACTCCTGCAGCCGCTACCCCGACTGCAAGTTCGCGCTCTGGAACCCGCCAGTCGCCCAACCCTGCCCAAAGTGCGCCTACGCCCTCCTCACCTTGAAGACCACCAAACGCCGCGGCACCGAGCTCGTCTGCCCCAACGAGGAGTGCGACTACACGGCACCCTACGAGGCCCCGGAAAGCCCCGGCGCCACCGAGTAG
- a CDS encoding tetratricopeptide repeat protein: protein MNRLKVARSAVTVSVLMWSVWSPPGAAAKSAPDAKSQLAFGVDMAKRGLWSEALFRFEQARLLAPGSVSILNNLAICYEAGGRFEEALEAYREALQLAPENKAVKQNYSRFAEFYQGYRPRKATAPATAPAPVPVPEEAPAPPTDAPASPPSPTSPTSPTSDAAPGAAADPAAPPPAAEPVSGGGA, encoded by the coding sequence ATGAACCGGCTCAAGGTCGCGCGCAGCGCAGTCACAGTGTCGGTCCTGATGTGGAGTGTCTGGAGTCCCCCCGGTGCGGCCGCCAAGTCCGCCCCGGACGCCAAGTCCCAGCTCGCTTTCGGGGTCGACATGGCCAAGCGCGGGCTGTGGAGCGAGGCGCTCTTCCGGTTCGAGCAGGCGCGACTCCTCGCGCCCGGCAGTGTCTCGATCCTCAACAACCTGGCGATCTGCTACGAGGCTGGCGGCCGCTTCGAGGAGGCGCTCGAGGCCTATCGCGAAGCGCTCCAGCTGGCGCCCGAGAACAAGGCCGTAAAGCAGAACTACTCCCGTTTCGCCGAGTTCTACCAGGGCTACCGTCCCCGCAAGGCGACGGCTCCCGCGACGGCCCCGGCCCCCGTGCCGGTGCCGGAGGAAGCGCCGGCGCCCCCGACGGACGCCCCCGCATCCCCGCCGTCCCCAACGTCCCCAACGTCCCCAACGTCCGATGCTGCACCCGGCGCAGCCGCCGACCCGGCCGCGCCGCCGCCGGCCGCCGAACCGGTCTCCGGAGGTGGCGCGTGA
- the dprA gene encoding DNA-processing protein DprA, with protein MNGMQGPDRPSDRALLVALNSCPGLPRAALCRLAQEIDTWRDCMQPGRERALASRFSISLDYARAAIQGVAGAKATLLAEEQAAERLGARLVTRLETDYPTRLADLALPPPVLAIAGSGAALFEHPGARATLPAAEAALSGPTSSFPAVAIVGSRKASPYGLEVASWLARELARQGVVVVSGFARGIDAAAHQGALAAEHGLTIGVLGCGLSCDYPKGHRELGQRIRGRGALISEFPCALGPTAGNFPIRNRIIAALAGITVVVEAAAHSGSLITARLALELGREVLAVPGRITDEQALGTNDLLRDGAAPVTHPADILERLGLPTGEARGASPEGTVLAPPSLPPAQSALLQALDPTRDLAIDQLAANADLGIDVAVGALLELELAGWAIRSAVGGYRRGSP; from the coding sequence ATGAACGGGATGCAAGGCCCAGACCGCCCCTCCGACCGCGCTCTCCTGGTCGCCCTCAACTCCTGCCCGGGACTTCCCCGGGCGGCGCTGTGCCGATTGGCGCAGGAGATCGACACCTGGCGGGACTGCATGCAGCCCGGCCGCGAGAGAGCCCTGGCCAGCCGATTCTCCATCTCCTTGGATTACGCCCGGGCCGCCATCCAGGGAGTCGCAGGAGCGAAGGCGACACTCCTTGCGGAGGAACAGGCGGCCGAGCGCCTCGGAGCGCGGCTCGTGACCCGGCTCGAAACGGACTATCCCACCCGGCTCGCCGACCTCGCATTGCCGCCGCCGGTTCTTGCCATCGCCGGCTCGGGCGCGGCCCTCTTCGAGCATCCGGGCGCTCGGGCCACCCTGCCCGCAGCCGAGGCCGCCCTGTCGGGCCCCACCTCGAGCTTCCCGGCAGTCGCCATCGTCGGCTCGCGGAAGGCCTCGCCCTACGGTCTCGAAGTCGCCTCCTGGCTGGCCAGGGAGCTCGCCCGACAGGGGGTCGTCGTGGTCTCCGGTTTCGCCAGGGGGATCGATGCCGCCGCCCATCAGGGCGCTCTCGCCGCCGAGCACGGTCTGACGATCGGCGTCCTCGGCTGTGGGCTCTCCTGCGACTACCCCAAGGGACACCGCGAGCTGGGGCAGCGCATCCGCGGCCGCGGCGCCCTGATCAGCGAGTTCCCCTGCGCTCTCGGCCCGACGGCGGGAAACTTCCCCATTCGCAACCGGATCATCGCCGCCCTGGCCGGAATCACGGTGGTGGTCGAAGCGGCGGCGCATTCGGGCTCGCTGATCACCGCACGGCTCGCCCTCGAGCTCGGGCGGGAAGTCCTGGCCGTCCCTGGGCGGATCACCGACGAGCAGGCCCTGGGGACGAACGACCTCCTGCGCGACGGCGCCGCGCCGGTCACCCACCCGGCGGACATCCTGGAGCGCCTCGGCCTGCCCACCGGGGAAGCTCGCGGTGCGAGCCCGGAGGGCACGGTGCTGGCCCCGCCGAGCCTGCCGCCGGCGCAGTCCGCACTGCTCCAGGCGCTCGATCCGACGCGCGACCTCGCCATCGACCAGCTGGCGGCGAACGCCGATCTCGGTATCGATGTGGCGGTCGGGGCGCTGCTCGAGCTGGAGCTCGCCGGCTGGGCGATCCGGTCCGCCGTGGGCGGCTACCGCCGGGGGTCCCCTTGA
- a CDS encoding PD40 domain-containing protein, with product MAHLDRLDRSAARTGRAFARLAGAALAALLFLALAPAAEAQFGKNKIQYRDFDWKLYSSPHFTFFYYESEADQLEKVASLAESAYDRLTREFDHQIQDPIPMIFYLTHSAFEQNNIILNFIPEGVGAFATPVRNRMVLPIDLPDGELFALILHELTHIFQYDILYAGKVGRGVGGGAPQWFMEGMASYMAKDESTSDKMYLRDAVVNDSIPSILQRGTSGFLAYRFGHAAFDFIEERWGKEGFRDFLFEFRNTFGGRADRAVERSFRIDPEDFDLDFRRWLRKKYLPQLVETGEPSDFGRPFRDDKGEIQQVLSPAASPSGDLVAALAVTRGDLDIVLYDTRTRRPIANLTKGYTGEYEYLGAQFLTIGARMGRDISFSADGNYVAAFAKRERGRSLMIFDVLERKLVKTIEMEVEQQMNPAFSPDGRTVAFSGNRAGRFDIYTVDLETREVTNVTDDETYDGAPVFSPDGASIVFTSVIGENDGHLFRVDLANRSQRYRLTEGNWTDKDAIYSSNGTWLVFTSDRTGIDNIYAMELATGRTLQLTNAVTGCLMPTVLKRQGEIDQVVYAGFWRGGFDLYLVDIDKPVADATIAIPPAEPTVAQPLEQFEPDIRVTLDEANRSQYRGFKLFVEDAGASVGVTDDQTLLGYTYLSLSDYLGDRRLVINFSSVSSFSNFDVAYFDLSHRWTWSVQAFDRRDFYVLGGISGSPLDREERQQAIQQTGAQGSFIYPFSLYHRVSAGAGYIFQKADLFTGQVVPDENGNPVPEIQNFEDEYPYVTAALVGDSAVFTQHGPVSGRRWRLDAVYAFDQDAGGALYTQYELEMRQYLAVSQRSNLALRLYTGYAGGNEVLPLYFGGLDDLRGVDFRSMVGDRVFYTNIEYRFPLIDVLATPLVSFRGVRGRVFLDVGGAWFDVYGQDFDFWNSEDGRLQDAVSSYGFGVTINLMGIDLNWDFAQLWDFKDSLDDSFGTQFWIGTRF from the coding sequence TTGGCTCATCTGGACCGCCTGGATCGATCGGCTGCTCGCACCGGCCGCGCCTTCGCCCGGCTCGCTGGCGCTGCTCTCGCCGCTCTGCTCTTCCTTGCCCTGGCCCCCGCCGCGGAGGCCCAGTTCGGCAAGAACAAGATCCAGTATCGCGACTTCGACTGGAAGCTCTATTCTTCGCCGCACTTCACCTTTTTCTACTACGAGTCCGAGGCCGACCAGCTCGAGAAGGTGGCCTCGCTCGCCGAGAGTGCCTACGACCGGCTGACGCGGGAGTTCGATCATCAGATCCAGGATCCGATCCCGATGATCTTCTACCTCACGCATTCGGCGTTCGAACAGAACAACATCATTCTGAACTTCATCCCGGAGGGTGTCGGCGCGTTCGCGACTCCGGTGCGCAACCGCATGGTCCTGCCGATCGACCTGCCGGACGGCGAGCTCTTCGCCCTGATCCTCCACGAGCTGACCCACATCTTCCAGTACGACATCCTCTACGCCGGCAAGGTCGGGCGAGGGGTCGGCGGCGGGGCTCCGCAGTGGTTCATGGAGGGAATGGCCTCCTACATGGCGAAGGACGAGTCCACCTCCGACAAGATGTACCTGCGCGATGCGGTGGTGAACGACTCGATCCCCTCGATCCTGCAGCGCGGCACCTCCGGGTTCCTCGCCTACCGTTTCGGCCATGCTGCCTTCGACTTCATCGAGGAGCGCTGGGGCAAGGAGGGGTTCCGCGACTTCCTGTTCGAGTTTCGCAACACGTTCGGCGGCCGGGCCGACCGCGCGGTCGAGCGCTCCTTCCGGATCGATCCGGAGGATTTCGACCTCGACTTCCGCCGCTGGCTGCGCAAGAAGTACCTGCCGCAGCTGGTCGAGACCGGCGAGCCTTCCGATTTCGGACGGCCGTTCCGCGACGACAAGGGCGAGATCCAGCAGGTCCTTTCGCCGGCAGCGTCGCCGTCCGGCGATCTGGTGGCGGCGCTCGCCGTCACCCGCGGCGATCTCGACATCGTCCTGTACGACACTCGCACGCGGCGTCCGATCGCCAACCTGACGAAGGGCTATACCGGCGAGTACGAGTATCTGGGGGCGCAGTTCCTGACCATCGGCGCGCGCATGGGCCGCGACATCTCCTTCTCGGCCGACGGCAACTACGTCGCCGCCTTCGCCAAGCGCGAGCGCGGCCGCAGCCTGATGATTTTCGACGTGCTCGAGCGCAAGCTCGTGAAGACGATCGAGATGGAGGTCGAGCAGCAGATGAACCCGGCCTTCAGCCCCGACGGCCGGACCGTCGCGTTTTCCGGCAACCGGGCCGGCCGGTTCGACATCTACACGGTCGACCTCGAGACTCGCGAGGTGACGAACGTCACCGATGACGAAACCTACGACGGCGCCCCGGTCTTTTCGCCCGACGGCGCCTCGATCGTGTTCACCTCCGTGATCGGCGAGAACGACGGCCATCTGTTCCGGGTCGATCTCGCCAACCGCAGCCAGCGCTACCGCCTGACCGAGGGCAACTGGACCGACAAGGACGCCATCTACAGCTCGAACGGCACCTGGCTGGTCTTCACCTCGGACCGCACCGGCATCGACAACATCTACGCCATGGAGCTCGCGACCGGCCGGACGCTGCAGCTCACCAACGCGGTCACCGGCTGTCTGATGCCGACCGTGCTCAAGCGCCAGGGCGAAATCGACCAGGTGGTCTACGCCGGCTTCTGGCGCGGCGGCTTCGACCTCTACCTGGTGGACATCGACAAGCCGGTGGCCGACGCCACGATCGCGATTCCGCCGGCCGAGCCGACGGTGGCGCAGCCGCTCGAACAGTTCGAGCCCGACATCCGGGTGACCCTCGACGAGGCCAACCGCTCGCAGTACCGGGGCTTCAAGCTCTTCGTCGAGGACGCCGGGGCATCGGTCGGCGTCACCGACGACCAGACCCTGCTCGGCTATACCTACCTTTCGCTCAGCGACTATCTGGGCGACCGGCGCCTGGTCATCAACTTCAGCTCGGTCTCGAGCTTCTCGAATTTCGACGTCGCCTACTTCGACCTCTCGCACCGCTGGACCTGGTCGGTGCAGGCGTTCGACCGGCGCGACTTCTACGTCCTCGGCGGCATCTCCGGCTCGCCCCTCGATCGCGAAGAGCGCCAGCAGGCGATTCAGCAGACCGGCGCCCAGGGCTCGTTCATCTACCCGTTCTCGCTCTATCACCGGGTGTCGGCCGGCGCCGGCTACATCTTCCAGAAGGCGGACCTGTTCACCGGGCAGGTCGTCCCGGACGAGAACGGGAACCCGGTGCCCGAGATTCAGAACTTCGAGGACGAATATCCCTACGTCACGGCAGCCCTGGTCGGCGACAGCGCGGTCTTCACCCAGCACGGGCCGGTCTCGGGCCGGCGCTGGCGCCTCGACGCGGTCTACGCCTTCGACCAGGACGCCGGCGGAGCGCTCTACACCCAGTACGAGCTGGAGATGCGCCAGTACCTCGCCGTCAGTCAGCGCAGCAACCTGGCGCTGCGCCTCTACACCGGGTACGCCGGCGGCAACGAGGTCCTCCCGCTCTACTTCGGCGGCCTGGACGACCTGCGGGGCGTCGACTTCCGTTCGATGGTCGGGGATCGCGTCTTCTACACCAACATCGAGTACCGCTTCCCGTTGATCGACGTCCTGGCGACGCCGCTCGTGAGCTTCCGCGGGGTGCGTGGCCGCGTCTTCCTGGATGTCGGAGGCGCGTGGTTCGACGTCTACGGTCAGGATTTCGACTTCTGGAACAGCGAGGACGGCCGTCTCCAGGACGCAGTCTCGTCCTACGGGTTCGGTGTCACCATCAACCTCATGGGCATCGACCTGAACTGGGACTTCGCGCAGCTCTGGGACTTCAAGGACAGCCTGGACGACAGCTTCGGTACCCAGTTCTGGATCGGAACGCGCTTCTAG
- the trmFO gene encoding methylenetetrahydrofolate--tRNA-(uracil(54)-C(5))-methyltransferase (FADH(2)-oxidizing) TrmFO yields the protein MPSPLAPVHIVGGGLAGSECAFQLASRGVPVVLHEMRPVRETPAHKSGDFAELVCSNSLRSDDPEHAAGLLKREMELFGSLVIGTARECAVPAGSALAVDRDRFAAAVSAKLEALEGLEIRREEVTDLAALTAEHDTVLATGPLTSPALAAELGELLGSDYLYFYDAIAPIVDGESLDMTQLFWMSRYGKGNGDDYLNSGLDKAQYAAFYQAILDAEVLPLHDFEKALFFEGCLPIEELARRGEATLRFGPMKPVGLRGLDGNRPWAVMQLRQENLTKSHFNLVGFQSRMKWPDQQRVFRMLPGLANAEFVRLGQIHRNTFINSPSHLTADYRVKKSPRLRLAGQITGVEGYLESAATGLAVALYLVLERRAGEDGAPPPSFPATTALGALARHLTESDPKHFQPANIHYGLFTPVEPLPKKDERRGVYARRALAALGEWKAQCGL from the coding sequence ATGCCCTCCCCGCTCGCTCCCGTCCATATCGTCGGTGGAGGACTCGCCGGCAGCGAGTGCGCCTTTCAGCTCGCTTCGCGCGGGGTGCCCGTGGTGCTGCACGAGATGCGACCGGTGCGCGAGACGCCGGCGCACAAGAGCGGCGACTTCGCCGAGCTGGTGTGCTCGAACTCCCTGCGCAGCGACGACCCGGAGCATGCCGCCGGGCTCTTGAAGCGCGAGATGGAGCTCTTCGGCTCGCTGGTGATCGGGACCGCGCGTGAATGCGCGGTCCCAGCCGGCAGCGCCCTCGCGGTCGATCGTGACCGCTTCGCGGCCGCCGTTTCGGCGAAGCTCGAAGCCCTCGAGGGACTCGAGATCCGGCGCGAAGAGGTCACCGATCTCGCCGCACTGACGGCGGAGCACGACACCGTCCTCGCCACCGGACCGCTCACCTCGCCGGCGCTCGCCGCCGAGCTGGGCGAGCTCCTGGGGAGCGACTACCTCTACTTCTACGACGCCATCGCGCCGATCGTCGACGGCGAGTCGCTCGACATGACGCAGCTCTTCTGGATGTCGCGCTACGGCAAAGGCAACGGCGACGACTACCTCAACTCGGGGCTCGACAAGGCGCAGTATGCCGCCTTCTACCAGGCGATCCTCGACGCCGAGGTGCTGCCGCTCCACGACTTCGAGAAGGCGCTCTTCTTCGAGGGTTGCCTGCCGATCGAGGAGCTCGCGCGGCGCGGCGAAGCCACGCTCCGGTTCGGGCCGATGAAGCCCGTGGGCCTGCGCGGCCTCGACGGCAACCGGCCCTGGGCGGTGATGCAGCTGCGCCAGGAGAACCTCACCAAGAGCCATTTCAACCTGGTCGGCTTCCAGTCGCGGATGAAGTGGCCCGACCAGCAGCGCGTCTTTCGCATGCTGCCCGGGCTCGCGAACGCCGAGTTCGTCCGCCTCGGCCAGATCCACCGCAACACCTTCATCAACTCGCCCAGCCACCTGACGGCCGACTACCGGGTAAAGAAGTCGCCCCGGCTGCGCCTCGCCGGCCAGATCACCGGCGTCGAGGGCTACCTCGAGTCGGCGGCCACCGGACTCGCGGTGGCGCTCTATCTCGTGCTCGAGCGCCGGGCGGGCGAGGACGGTGCGCCACCCCCCTCTTTTCCGGCGACCACAGCGCTCGGCGCGCTCGCGCGCCATCTGACCGAGTCCGATCCCAAGCACTTCCAG
- a CDS encoding GAF domain-containing protein codes for MSPEPSVDLERRVREQEALLEIGLELAATLDLRRVLSLALTKAEEFCRAETSSIWEVDEAAGDLFFRVVRGRAAPEIENLRIPIGQGIVGAVAASGRVETINDVASDPRWRGDASEQFDTRAILAVPLTARGKVIGVLQLLNPVGKEAFSAGDVRRMQLFAGPLAHALENARLYAAQQRLFVETVTALAEAVEKRDPYTGGHLRRVVAYSLLLGRELGLDSEALEGLALGATLHDIGKIGVPDQVLLKPGKLDDEEAAAMRRHPEDGAEIVSRIESLAGILPIVRSHHERIDGHGYPDGLAGEAIPLAARIVAVADTFDAMTTSRPYRQALAYDIAAQEIVRHAGVQHCSTVVSVFERLFTAGRFRVEAGELLARTLSEKIEQEYNDW; via the coding sequence ATGAGTCCCGAACCTTCGGTCGATCTGGAGCGCCGCGTCAGGGAGCAGGAGGCACTGCTCGAGATCGGTCTCGAGCTCGCCGCCACGCTCGACCTGCGTCGCGTGCTCTCTCTCGCTCTGACCAAGGCCGAGGAGTTCTGCCGGGCCGAGACGAGCTCGATCTGGGAGGTCGACGAGGCGGCGGGCGACCTCTTCTTCCGTGTCGTTCGCGGGCGCGCCGCGCCGGAGATCGAGAATCTCCGCATCCCCATCGGGCAGGGAATCGTCGGCGCCGTGGCGGCCAGCGGGCGCGTCGAGACGATCAACGACGTCGCGAGCGACCCCCGCTGGCGCGGCGACGCCAGCGAGCAGTTCGACACCCGGGCGATTCTCGCGGTGCCGCTCACCGCTCGCGGCAAGGTCATCGGCGTCCTGCAGCTCCTCAATCCGGTCGGCAAGGAGGCGTTTTCCGCGGGCGACGTCCGCCGCATGCAGCTCTTCGCCGGCCCGCTCGCCCATGCGCTCGAGAACGCCCGTCTCTACGCGGCGCAGCAGCGCCTGTTCGTCGAAACCGTGACGGCGCTGGCCGAGGCCGTCGAGAAGCGCGATCCCTACACCGGCGGGCATCTGCGCCGGGTGGTCGCTTACTCGCTGCTGCTCGGGCGCGAGCTCGGCCTCGACTCCGAGGCGCTCGAGGGCCTCGCGCTCGGTGCGACGCTGCACGACATCGGGAAGATCGGTGTTCCCGACCAGGTTCTGCTCAAGCCCGGGAAGCTCGACGACGAGGAAGCGGCGGCGATGCGCCGCCACCCGGAGGACGGCGCCGAGATCGTGTCGCGCATCGAATCGCTCGCCGGGATCCTGCCGATCGTGCGCAGCCATCACGAGAGGATCGATGGCCACGGTTACCCCGACGGCCTCGCGGGCGAGGCGATTCCGCTCGCGGCGCGAATCGTCGCCGTGGCGGACACGTTCGACGCCATGACCACCAGCCGCCCCTACCGCCAGGCGTTGGCGTACGACATCGCCGCCCAGGAGATCGTCAGGCATGCCGGCGTTCAGCACTGCTCGACCGTCGTCTCGGTTTTCGAGCGTCTTTTCACCGCCGGCCGCTTTCGCGTCGAGGCGGGAGAGCTGTTGGCTCGTACCTTGTCGGAGAAAATCGAGCAAGAGTACAATGACTGGTAA
- a CDS encoding type II toxin-antitoxin system Phd/YefM family antitoxin: MKTVSVHEAKTHLSKLLDRAHAGEEVIISKSGRPHARLCPLQAPARRQPGLLHGKVAEDLFAPLPEEELAAWES; encoded by the coding sequence ATGAAGACCGTGAGCGTCCATGAGGCGAAGACGCACCTCTCCAAGCTATTGGATCGGGCGCACGCCGGCGAAGAGGTCATCATCTCCAAAAGCGGCCGGCCGCACGCCCGCCTCTGCCCGCTGCAGGCACCGGCGCGCCGCCAGCCCGGCCTCCTCCACGGAAAGGTCGCCGAGGATCTGTTCGCTCCTCTCCCGGAAGAGGAGCTTGCGGCATGGGAAAGTTGA
- a CDS encoding type II toxin-antitoxin system VapC family toxin, producing MRFLLDTHALLWWLFDDPRLSPAAREVVAEPQNEILVSAASAWEIATKYRLGKLAVASELVQDIDGWVRRAGFAALPVAIEHAQRAGAWPHPHRDPFDRMLAAQSTLEELPLVTRDPAFESFGIRVFW from the coding sequence TTGAGATTCCTGCTCGACACTCACGCCCTGCTCTGGTGGCTTTTCGACGACCCGAGGCTCTCGCCGGCGGCGCGCGAGGTCGTCGCCGAACCACAGAACGAGATCCTCGTCTCCGCCGCCTCGGCCTGGGAGATCGCGACCAAGTACCGCCTCGGAAAGCTCGCGGTCGCGAGCGAGCTCGTCCAGGATATCGACGGCTGGGTACGACGCGCCGGCTTCGCCGCCCTGCCGGTCGCGATCGAGCATGCGCAACGAGCGGGCGCCTGGCCTCATCCCCACCGCGACCCCTTCGATCGCATGCTCGCGGCGCAGAGCACGCTCGAGGAGCTGCCGCTCGTCACCCGAGACCCGGCGTTCGAGAGCTTCGGCATCCGCGTCTTCTGGTGA